Proteins encoded in a region of the Raphanus sativus cultivar WK10039 chromosome 8, ASM80110v3, whole genome shotgun sequence genome:
- the LOC108818669 gene encoding 30-kDa cleavage and polyadenylation specificity factor 30: protein MEEADGLSFDFEGGLDSGPIQPTASVPVAPLENQSSAAVNLTPNYDHSSSAATAPGAGRGRSFRQTVCRHWLRGLCMKGDACGFLHQYDKARMPICRFFRVHGECREQDCVYKHTNEDVKECNMYKLGFCPNGPDCRYRHAKLPGPPPPVEEVLQKIQQLTSYNYGANRFYQPRNAAAAPQLGDNKPQVQVQTQEAGNLQQQQQQQQQPQQSQHQVSQTQTQNTAEQTSHPLPRGVNRYFVVKSNNSENFELSVQQGVWATQRSNEAKLNEAFDSVDNVILIFSVNRTRHFQGCAKMTSRIGGYIGGGNWKNEHGTQQYGGNFSVKWLKLCELSFHKTRNLRNPYNENLPVKISRDCQELEPSVGEELASLLYLEPDSKLMAISIAAEAKREEEKAKGVNPESRAENPDIVPFEDNEEEEEEEDESEEEEDSMANGGPQGRGRGRGMMWPPQMPLGRGIRPMPGMGGFPLGVMPPPDAFPYGPGGGYNGMPDPFGMGPRPFGPYGPRFGGDFRGPVPGMMFPGRPPQQFPHGGYGMMGGGTGGRGPPLMGGMGNAPPRGGGGRPMYYPPATTTTSSARPGPTSSNRRTPERSDDRVAVDESHEMEQFEVGNSLRNEETESEDEDKAPRRSRHGEKRR from the exons ATGGAGGAAGCCGATGGACTCAGCTTCGATTTCGAAGGCGGACTCGATTCCGGTCCCATCCAGCCCACAGCCTCCGTCCCGGTCGCTCCGCTCGAAAACCAATCCTCCGCCGCCGTCAACCTGACGCCGAACTACGATCACTCCTCCTCCGCGGCGACGGCGCCCGGAGCCGGGAGAGGACGGAGTTTCCGTCAGACCGTATGCAGGCACTGGCTCCGAGGTCTGTGTATGAAAGGCGACGCCTGCGGGTTCCTCCACCAGTACGATAAGGCTCGTATGCCGATCTGCAGGTTTTTTCGAGTTCACGGCGAGTGCCGAGAGCAGGATTGCGTCTATAAGCATACCAATGAAGATGTCAAAGAATGCAATAT GTACAAGCTAGGGTTTTGTCCCAACGGTCCTGATTGTCGGTACAGGCATGCGAAGCTGCCTGGACCACCACCTCCAGTTGAGGAAGTTCTTCAGAAGATACAGCAGTTGACTTCGTATAATTATGGGGCTAATAGATTCTATCAGCCGCGAAACGCTGCTGCTGCTCCGCAGTTGGGAGATAATAAGCCTCAGGTGCAAGTTCAGACGCAAGAGGCGGGTAActtgcagcagcagcagcagcagcaacaacaacctCAGCAATCACAACATCAGGTCAGCCAGACTCAGACACAAAACACTGCTGAACAAACGTCTCATCCTTTGCCTCGAGGGGTAAATAG GTATTTTGTAGTTAAAAGTAACAATTCAGAAAATTTCGAGTTATCTGTCCAACAAGGAGTATGGGCTACACAAAGAAGCAATGAAGCGAAACTTAATGAAGCTTTTGACTCTGTGGATAATGTGATCTTAATATTCTCTGTCAACCGAACACGTCATTTCCAG GGCTGTGCTAAGATGACATCCAGAATTGGTGGTTACATTGGTGGAGGAAACTGGAAAAATGAACATGGAACTCAACAGTATGGCGGGAACTTTTCAGTTAAATGGTTAAAG TTGTGCGAACTGTCCTTCCACAAAACCCGGAATTTGAGGAATCCTTACAACGAGAACTTACCTGTGAAG ATAAGCAGAGACTGTCAAGAGCTAGAGCCTTCCGTTGGTGAGGAGCTGGCTTCTTTGCTTTATCTGGAACCAGATAGCAAGCTTATG GCAATATCCATAGCTGCGGAAGCCAAACGAGAAGAAGAGAAAGCTAAGGGAGTTAATCCAGAGAGCAGAGCTGAGAACCCAGACATCGTCCCATTCGAGGACaacgaagaagaggaagaggaagaagatgaaagcgaggaggaagaagatagCATGGCGAACGGTGGTCCTCAAGGCAGAGGCAGAGGAAGAGGGATGATGTGGCCTCCCCAAATGCCTCTAGGACGTGGAATCAGACCAATGCCTGGAATGGGAGGTTTCCCTCTCGGAGTAATGCCCCCTCCGGATGCTTTTCCCTATGGACCTGGTGGTGGCTATAACGGTATGCCAGATCCATTCGGTATGGGTCCAAGACCCTTTGGACCGTATGGACCAAGGTTCGGTGGTGATTTCAGAGGACCTGTACCAGGGATGATGTTTCCCGGTAGGCCTCCGCAACAGTTTCCACATGGTGGTTATGGTATGATGGGAGGAGGCACTGGGGGGCGTGGGCCACCGCTTATGGGAGGAATGGGAAACGCTCCTCctcgaggaggaggaggcaggCCAATGTATTATCCACCAgctacaacaacaacatcatcaGCACGTCCTGGCCCTACTTCTTCCAACAGGAGAACACCTGAGAGAAGCGATGACAGAGTGGCGGTGGATGAATCTCATGAGATGGAGCAGTTTGAGGTTGGAAACAGTTTGAGAAACGAAGAGACGGAAAGTGAAGACGAAGACAAAGCTCCAAGACGATCAAGACATGGAGAAAAGCGTCGGtga